The Salvia miltiorrhiza cultivar Shanhuang (shh) chromosome 1, IMPLAD_Smil_shh, whole genome shotgun sequence genome has a window encoding:
- the LOC130992631 gene encoding stemmadenine O-acetyltransferase-like yields the protein MEREIISSANVKPSSPTPQNLRRYNFSMLDQIFPPMPVPVIFYFPNTAQINDPDSLISQITQRLTRSLSVILSRFYPLAGRASGESDFIDCNDAGVPFAVARFRGHELSELLTDPRPDLLLPCGVDWDGKAGPDSGAVALVQVNCFECGGFAIGVVFWNKVVDGPTVVAVLRSWGAAARGGKEAVCPNYMAQHMFPHKEHMPAQLGSTADIIKTGKSIVRRYVFYTSAISSLKSKVSDVEQPSSVEVVSAIIWKCFMYASLANGKSTSFITQTLDLRRRAQPPFPPEWFGNFQALAPATSRNDQNVDLGALVRKIRDSTNKINDDYINRMRGDGGLMGYYENLRLAWIEYSQEFDILPISSVCGLDVYDVDFGWGKPVWFSKCDTSNDSEMGSVWNRVWLIDTRNGDGIEAWVILEYEYMSVFDQVQELRTLASVDPNPLHI from the exons atggaACGCGAAATAATCTCAAGCGCAAACGTGAAACCCTCTTCTCCGACGCCTCAAAATCTCCGACGCTACAATTTTTCGATGCTGGACCAGATTTTCCCGCCAATGCCTGTTCCCGTCATCTTCTACTTCCCAAATACAGCGCAAATCAACGATCCAGATtcattaatttctcaaattacgCAGCGGCTGACCCGATCGCTATCCGTGATTTTGTCCCGGTTCTACCCGTTGGCCGGGAGAGCGAGCGGAGAGAGCGACTTCATCGACTGCAACGACGCCGGCGTTCCCTTCGCCGTCGCCAGATTCAGAGGCCACGAGCTGTCGGAGCTTCTGACGGATCCCCGCCCCGATCTCCTGCTGCCGTGCGGTGTCGATTGGGACGGTAAGGCCGGCCCTGATTCCGGCGCCGTCGCGCTGGTACAAGTGAACTGTTTCGAGTGCGGCGGCTTTGCGATCGGAGTGGTTTTCTGGAACAAGGTGGTCGACGGACCGACGGTTGTGGCGGTTCTTCGGTCGTGGGGTGCGGCGGCGCGTGGGGGTAAGGAGGCGGTCTGCCCGAACTACATGGCGCAGCATATGTTTCCGCATAAAGAGCATATGCCGGCGCAGCTTGGTTCCACCGCAGATATCATCAAAACTGGAAAATCCATCGTCAGAAG GTATGTATTTTACACCTCCGCAATATCATCACTCAAATCTAAAGTATCCGACGTGGAACAGCCCTCGTCAGTTGAAGTCGTGTCAGCCATAATTTGGAAGTGCTTCATGTATGCATCTCTCGCAAACGGTAAATCCACTTCCTTCATCACACAAACCTTGGACCTCCGCCGTCGAGCCCAGCCGCCGTTCCCCCCGGAATGGTTCGGCAATTTCCAAGCGCTGGCACCGGCGACGAGCCGCAACGACCAAAACGTGGACCTGGGAGCACTTGTTAGAAAAATAAGGGACTCCACAAACAAGATCAACGACGATTACATCAATAGGATGCGCGGCGACGGAGGCCTGATGGGCTACTACGAGAATCTCCGGCTAGCGTGGATCGAATATTCTCAAGAATTCGACATTTTGCCCATCTCAAGTGTGTGTGGTCTTGATGTTTACGATGTTGATTTCGGATGGGGGAAGCCGGTGTGGTTTAGCAAATGCGACACCAGCAATGATTCGGAGATGGGGTCGGTTTGGAATAGGGTTTGGTTGATAGACACTAGAAATGGAGACGGAATAGAAGCGTGGGTGATTCTCGAATATGAATATATGTCGGTGTTTGATCAAGTTCAAGAGTTGAGAACTCTTGCTTCTGTTGATCCTAATCCACTTCATATATGA
- the LOC131009902 gene encoding vinorine synthase-like: MLDQIFLPIALPFALYYPNTTQINDPDSFISQTLQQLTRSLSVILTRFYPLAERASKEGEFIDCNDDGVPFTVARFKGHELSEHLADPRPDLLLSCDTDWGTDPDPNSVVALIQVNCSDVAIGVAFWHKVVDASTVSAILRSWGAVARGGKEPVDRSISHNDCNIYNDNPRIFRPKSLTCSHS, translated from the coding sequence ATGCTGGACCAGATTTTCCTGCCAATAGCTCTTCCTTTCGCCCTCTATTACCCGAACACGACGCAAATCAACGATCCAGATTCGTTCATTTCTCAAACATTGCAGCAACTGACCCGATCGCTATCCGTGATTTTGACCCGGTTCTATCCGCTGGCAGAGAGAGCTAGCAAAGAGGGCGAATTCATCGACTGCAATGACGACGGTGTTCCCTTCACCGTCGCCCGATTCAAAGGCCATGAGCTTTCAGAGCATTTGGCGGATCCCCGCCCCGATCTCCTGCTGTCGTGCGATACCGATTGGGGCACTGACCCCGACCCTAATTCCGTCGTCGCGCTGATACAAGTCAACTGCAGCGACGTCGCGATCGGGGTGGCTTTTTGGCACAAGGTGGTCGATGCGTCAACAGTGTCGGCGATTCTTCGGTCGTGGGGTGCGGTGGCGCGTGGGGGTAAGGAGCCGGTTGATAGAAGTATTTCACACAATGACTGTAATATCTATAATGATAATCCAAGAATATTTAGACCAAAATCACTAACTTGTAGTCATAGTTGA
- the LOC130992614 gene encoding stemmadenine O-acetyltransferase-like has product MEREIISSESVKPSCPTPQNLRRYKFSMLDQIFPPMPNPCVVYFRCTAQLINDPDSFTSHLTEQLKRSLSVMLTRFYPLAGRASGEGEFIDCNDDGVPFTVARFRGHKLSELLTSPRPDLLLPCGLDWGTKPGPGSAVALIQVSCFDCGGFAIGLVFWHKVVDAVTLLVFLRSWAATARGGKEPVCPNYIAQDMFPQKEQMPVQLGSAADIAKIGKSIVRRYVFYSSAISSLKSKVSDVERPSPVEVVSALIWKCFMSASLANGKSTSLLTQTLDLRRRARPPFPAECFGNFLTLAPATSNNNENAELGALVRKMRDSISKVDDDYINRMRGDRGLMGYYENLQLLWTEYSQEFDFLPISSVCGLDAYDVDYGWGKPVWYSKCDISNESEVWNRVWLIDTRNGDGIEAWVILEDKYMSVFDRVEELRALASVDPCPTSHIYRSRF; this is encoded by the exons atggaacGCGAAATAATCTCAAGCGAAAGCGTGAAGCCATCTTGTCCGACGCCCCAAAATCTCCGACGCTACAAGTTTTCGATGCTGGACCAGATTTTCCCCCCAATGCCAAATCCATGCGTCGTCTATTTCCGATGCACAGCGCAATTAATCAATGATCCAGATTCATTCACTTCTCATCTAACGGAGCAGCTGAAGCGATCACTATCCGTTATGCTGACCCGATTCTACCCGCTGGCGGGTAGAGCGAGCGGAGAGGGCGAATTTATTGACTGCAACGACGATGGCGTTCCTTTCACTGTCGCCAGATTCAGAGGTCACAAGCTGTCGGAGCTTCTCACAAGTCCCCGCCCCGATCTCCTGCTTCCGTGCGGTTTAGACTGGGGAACTAAGCCGGGCCCCGGTTCCGCCGTCGCGCTGATACAAGTCAGCTGTTTCGACTGCGGTGGCTTTGCGATCGGACTGGTTTTCTGGCATAAGGTGGTGGATGCGGTGACTCTGCTGGTTTTTCTTCGGTCGTGGGCTGCGACGGCGCGTGGAGGTAAAGAGCCGGTTTGCCCCAACTACATCGCGCAGGATATGTTTCCGCAGAAAGAGCAAATGCCGGTGCAGCTTGGCTCCGCCGCTGATATCGCCAAGATTGGCAAATCAATCGTAAGAAG GTACGTATTTTACAGCTCAGCGATATCATCACTGAAATCCAAAGTATCCGACGTGGAACGCCCCTCGCCAGTTGAAGTCGTGTCAGCCCTAATATGGAAGTGCTTCATGTCTGCATCTCTTGCAAACGGCAAATCTACTTCACTTCTCACACAAACTTTGGACCTCCGTCGCCGAGCCCGACCCCCGTTCCCCGCGGAATGCTTTGGCAATTTCCTAACGCTGGCGCCGGCGACAAGCAACAACAACGAGAACGCCGAGCTGGGAGCACTAGTTAGAAAAATGAGAGACTCCATAAGCAAGGTCGACGACGATTACATCAACAGGATGCGCGGTGACAGAGGATTGATGGGATATTACGAGAATCTCCAACTACTATGGACGGAATATTCTCAAGAATTCGATTTTTTGCCCATCTCAAGTGTGTGTGGACTTGATGCTTATGATGTTGATTACGGATGGGGGAAGCCAGTGTGGTATAGTAAATGCGATATTAGCAATGAATCGGAGGTGTGGAATAGGGTTTGGTTGATAGACACTAGAAACGGCGATGGGATAGAAGCGTGGGTGATTCTTGAAGATAAATATATGTCGGTTTTCGATCGAGTCGAGGAGTTGAGAGCTCTTGCTTCTGTTGATCCTTGTCCCActtcacatatatatagatcacGATTTTAA
- the LOC130992597 gene encoding stemmadenine O-acetyltransferase-like — translation MERETKIISSANVKPSSPTPRNLRHYKFSMLDQIFPPTALALALYYPNTTQINDPDSFASQIMQQLTRSLSVILTRFYPLAGRASGEGEFIDCNDAGVPFTVARFSGHELSEHLADPRPDLLLPCGTDWGTDPGPDSAVALIQVNCFDCGGVAIGAVFWHKVVDASTVSAILRSWGAAARGSKEPVCPNYIAQYMFPQKEEMPVPLGSTTDIAKTGKSIVRRYIFDTSAISSLRSKLSSVELPSRVEVVSALLWKCFMSASLANGKSTSLLAQTLDLRRRAQPPFPPECFGNFLALAPATSTNDENAELGDLIKKMRDSITKIDDDYISRMRGDEGLMGYYENLRLMWTEYSQEVDILPISSVCGHGVYDIDFGWGKPVWSSRCETSNIDSEMGLVWNRIWLTDTRFGDGIEAWVILEDKYMSVFDQVEELRAIASVDPSPTLYLRSRF, via the exons atggaacgtgaaacaaaaataatctCAAGCGCAAACGTGAAGCCATCATCTCCGACGCCTCGAAATCTCCGACACTACAAGTTTTCGATGCTGGACCAGATTTTCCCGCCAACGGCTCTTGCCTTGGCCCTCTATTACCCAAACACGACGCAAATCAACGATCCAGATTCGTTTGCTTCTCAAATAATGCAGCAGCTGACCCGATCGCTATCCGTGATTTTGACCCGGTTCTACCCGCTGGCCGGGAGAGCGAGCGGAGAGGGTGAATTCATCGACTGCAATGACGCCGGCGTTCCCTTCACGGTCGCTCGTTTCAGCGGCCACGAGCTGTCGGAGCATCTGGCGGATCCCCGCCCCGATCTCCTGCTGCCGTGCGGTACCGATTGGGGTACTGACCCCGGCCCTGATTCCGCCGTCGCGCTGATACAAGTCAACTGCTTTGACTGCGGCGGCGTCGCGATCGGGGCGGTGTTCTGGCACAAGGTGGTCGATGCGTCGACGGTGTCGGCGATTCTTCGGTCGTGGGGTGCGGCGGCGCGTGGGAGCAAGGAGCCGGTTTGCCCTAACTACATCGCGCAGTATATGTTTCCGCAGAAGGAGGAGATGCCGGTGCCGCTTGGTTCCACCACTGATATCGCCAAGACCGGGAAGTCAATCGTCAGAAG ATATATATTTGACACGTCAGCAATATCATCACTGAGATCGAAACTATCCAGTGTGGAACTCCCCTCGCGAGTTGAAGTAGTGTCAGCCCTGCTCTGGAAATGTTTCATGTCTGCATCTCTGGCAAATGGTAAATCCACATCCTTACTCGCACAAACCTTGGACCTCCGCCGCCGAGCCCAGCCGCCGTTTCCCCCAGAATGCTTTGGCAATTTCCTGGCGCTGGCGCCGGCGACGAGCACCAACGACGAAAACGCCGAGCTAGGAGATCTAATCAAAAAAATGAGGGACTCTATAACCAAAATCGACGACGACTACATCAGCAGAATGCGCGGCGATGAGGGGTTGATGGGCTATTACGAGAATCTCCGACTGATGTGGACGGAATATTCTCAAGAAGTCGACATTTTGCCCATTTCGAGCGTATGTGGTCATGGTGTTTACGACATTGATTTCGGATGGGGCAAGCCGGTGTGGTCTAGTAGATGCGAGACTAGCAATATTGATTCAGAGATGGGATTGGTTTGGAACAGGATTTGGTTGACCGACACTAGATTTGGTGATGGAATAGAAGCTTGGGTGATTCTTGAAGATAAATATATGTCGGTGTTCGATCAAGTTGAGGAGTTGAGAGCTATTGCTTCTGTTGATCCTAGTCCCACTTTGTATCTAAGATCACGATTTTAA
- the LOC130993211 gene encoding uncharacterized protein LOC130993211 → MAIHHGGSRSALDHAEHLARESNISFDEATWATFRRMHYKNGQYTAGRPAQHGLEVERRLAELRQTQEEVTPVDVERIFREVVAPDSRGRIMGLGMMMSRAITESGESSSTHSTSTSQFPFPVASRDELITLREELSSTQRELEVRRASEEAQSKAIQEMQAQIALLMRGYHAQSPSDASDGTHPDL, encoded by the exons ATGGCTATCCATCATGGAGGGTCGCGCAGTGCTTTAGATCATGCTGAGCATCTG GCTCGGGAGAGCAATATTTCTTTTGACGAGGCTACTTGGGCGACTTTTCGACGGATGCATTATAAGAATGGACAGTATACCGCTGGACGACCTGCGCAGCACGGG TTGGAGGTCGAGAGGCGATTGGCAGAGCTTCGCCAAACACAGGAAGAGGTCACGCCCGTAGATGTAGAGCGCATCTTCCGAGAGGTCGTCGCTCCTGATTCGAGGGGGCGCATCATGGGATTAGGCATGATGATGTCTAGGGCGATTACTGAGAGCGGCGAGTCGTCGAGCACGCACTCCACTAGCACCTCCCAGTTTCCTTTCCCTGTTGCCTCGAGAGATGAGCTCATTACATTGAGGGAGGAGCTGAGCTCCACACAGAGGGAGCTAGAGGTCAGGAGAGCGAGCGAGGAGGCTCAGAGCAAGGCTATACAGGAGATGCAAGCCCAGATCGCCCTCCTCATGCGAGGATATCATGCACAGTCCCCCTCCGACGCCTCTGATGGGACCCACCCGGACCTCTGA